CAGGTGTGTgtggcccacctccacctcccatcacccccgctGGCAGCACCGCATgggggcaggagggggtgagggatgacTGGGCAGGGGTCACAGGGAGAGGGGTGGCTGGGGCAGGGGTCTGGGGCTGGGGTCGGGGGAAAGCCTGGGACTCCGACCACTTGCATGACCCGACCAACTCCAACGACTTCTGCCCCTAATACCTGCGTGTTGTCAGCTGGAACaacctgagaggaaggaggtgctcagaagtagtagtagtagtagtagtagtagtagtagtagtagtagtagtagtagtagtaagattgattttctatctctgtctctcctttctgtatgtaaaaaactttctctctctctctctctctctctctctctctctctctcacctgtatgacattccctgcctgcactatcatggggaagtggggctgcggggctgaggcatcttggggcaacacctgaagcatgttccccatttgaataacccttgttgtggcggtggtggcagtggtggtggtggcgtcagtcCCCTCGGCTGCATCGTAAGGTACTGGAACTGTTGGGAGGAGGGGGTTAGTTTGGGCGGCCACGCCCCGGGGACTTAGCCTTGGGAGGAGAGCGTGCCCAAAGGGGGGCAGGGACCGGTTCTTGTAGGGGCTGCGGGCACACGCGGGAGGGCGGCCCTGGGGAGAAAGCTACTAGATTCGTTCAAAGCATATCTAAACCTAACAGAACACTATTTACAAATAAACCCACCTGTTATAATTAGCTTGTGCAACAGTTTGAGGGCGAAGGTAAGGAGTGAGGAGCCACTGCTTACAGGGATAGCCACTGTCCCCGGGAAGGTATAGCATCCTGCAGGTACATGTTGTTCCTCAAACATCAGTTTGAGTGCTGACTTATCTAGTATTCTTGCATCGTTGACTGAGCCAGGCCACCTTGCCACAATGTCAAGAATCTTATAGTGAGCATCAAATACTACTTGCACATTTATGCTGTGATAGCGTTTCCTGTTCACATATACATGTTCATCGACATGAGGAGACACAATTCTTATATGAGTGCCATCAATCACTCCCACAACACCGGGAAACTGAGTTACTTGCATGAACTCTGCCTGTTTTTGCTGCACTTCACGCTGGGTGTGAGGGAAAGCCACGAACTGGCAGATTACTTCTGGGTCAGCCAGTGCATCAATTGTCTGTGATATTGCACGGCTGATAGTGGGCTGCGTTGTTCCAAAATCATCACAACTGCACTGTTGCATTTTTCCTGTGGCTAAATATCGTAATGTGATGGCCACCATCTCAGGGGTCAAGgctctatttctttcagttttactttGCAGCTTGTCTCTCACTATATCAGTCACTGCAACAATACCAGCACGGTCCAATCTGAATCTTTTCAGTAACTCAGCATCGTCGTACTCAGCGAAAATATCTCTTCTCACTCTGTAGGTGCGCCGCTGACGTTGTTGTGCCGCCTTCCTGCTAACGGCTGGGTTCATCATGCTCTAAATAAATTTTCCACCTACCTTTAATAATCTgttggaggtaacttgtggaaagagaaaaaaagtgcattatttttatgcaataatatttttaatttttgaacTTGAAAATGCAATATACTTTAATCCAGAGATTTAAAAAGTGAACATACGTTTTAACCCAGCGGGTGCTGTAAACAGTACGTTGGCGGTTCACACCAGTTCAGAAGTAAGGTATCTTAAATTGCACTCGACAATGTTGTGAATACTTTAAAATGCTTGAAGCCATACTTGATGCCTTCCATAACGTGTAAAGTAAGAAGTTAGCCTGTGTTAAAAAGTGGTGATCCCTGCAGATTACCAAGGCATCCAGTCTCCCAGCAAGTGCCAAGAGGCATTCATTCAATGCTCCGCTGACACCAATTTGCCCAAAGGTATGCATTATATgtggaaagtacattacgtacggtgtagaggtggttgtctagtgatataaatggtaaggtggtggtgctggtgattgtgatggtactACACTGTTATTACCGTATGTCAGTATATTGAGGCttgatatcacttttattaatgtgccagtatttcattacctatcttatgaaataacactagctcttgatatattcttttctacaaacCTTTAACAATAATTGAAACGTTTTTTTAAAATTGAATTCAATGCCTTTTCTTAttgatgaaaataggaaataattatggctaccactggctagacacgccataccttgccttgagtttaggtatggttaggttaggtttgatatggttgggtgtagttaggttagttttgggtatggttagattacaccaagtacagttaggttagtttgggtgtggttaggtttggatgtggttaagttagtttaggtatggttagattacagcaggtatggttaggttagttttggtgtggtcaagttagtttaggtatggtttggttacagcaggtatggttaggttagttttggtgtggttaagttagtttaggtatggttagaaccttggacaaaaaatgaggaacatca
The Scylla paramamosain isolate STU-SP2022 chromosome 3, ASM3559412v1, whole genome shotgun sequence genome window above contains:
- the LOC135088714 gene encoding putative nuclease HARBI1 — protein: MNPAVSRKAAQQRQRRTYRVRRDIFAEYDDAELLKRFRLDRAGIVAVTDIVRDKLQSKTERNRALTPEMVAITLRYLATGKMQQCSCDDFGTTQPTISRAISQTIDALADPEVICQFVAFPHTQREVQQKQAEFMQVTQFPGVVGVIDGTHIRIVSPHVDEHVYVNRKRYHSINVQVVFDAHYKILDIVARWPGSVNDARILDKSALKLMFEEQHVPAGCYTFPGTVAIPPQTPAPATPLPVTPAQSSLTPSCPHAVLPAGVMGGG